The sequence below is a genomic window from Venturia canescens isolate UGA chromosome 9, ASM1945775v1, whole genome shotgun sequence.
ttttgtttcagACACGATGGGGCTCACGTGCATTCGATATTCCAACAAAACTGAACTGTCATCATTCTTCAAACTGAATCAGCGCTTGCAATTGTGCTCCTATCAAAAAAGTTTACTCGATTTATtggtagaaaaaatattgccgAGTCTAGACAAACATTTGGACGGTTCGAGCTCGCAGTATTGCGAAGTttacaaaatcattttcaccATCGCCCAAGTTATCAATCCCCGAATTCCCACGCTCGTGCGAACGGACGCTTGAAACGTGCGAACGAGAAAGTCGAGTAGTCTGCGTTATGCACCAAGCTGCATTCCGAGACTCAGCTTTCGGCCTATTTTTTTATAGGCTCTTTTAGAAAGGCCTCGAGTTTTCGTAAACATCCGAGTTGCTTTTtggcgataaaaaaatcattgaaaattaaaaattcgatatttcaaaatgAACTGTTTTGGGACGCTTCTGTCGAAATAagtttcgattgaaatttattcgtcGTAACGTTCCCTATGAAAAAGGTTTCATACAAAAATGAGCTAACACTGTTATTGAGCGGTTAattgcaaatgaaaaaaaatctccattTCGTTTTTGTAAACCTTAATTGATTCTGGATCGAAACAGTTTGAAGTTCATGCATTTTGTAGGGGAACCGAACTCTaagaatgacgctgaagtttccaacgttggagtccaacgaaatgatttaacaaaaactctcaaataattccagtaatctccaattttgttccctgccgaatttccaattcgtcatttttcaagccacatcaattattcgtgaaataaaaaaataatgaattataaatatttttttcgttcatttcgttgaactccaacgttgcaaacttcagcgtcgtactcCAAGAGATTCAAGCAAGATTAATCGATCTGGGAAATACAGTTTAGCCAAAATTTGCATTAATCGAGAGAATTTTCGCATTCAATAGAATTTGCTAAGCCACGTGATAAACAATCGATCGTCTCCTCACTTTTGGATGGGCCCTTTTTCATAGGGAACGTTACGATAAACTTTTATTTGAAACTTATTTCAATATGATGCTTTCCAAAAAAAGTTGattagaaaaaatcgaattttcaataattcgttATTGTCAAAATGCAGCTcggatttttggaaaaactcAAGCCTACATTTCTGTAGGTCGAAACAACTTGTAATAAAATTGGTCAGGGACTGGGTCTCGAGAATAGAACTTACGCCAAGGTGGCTGCTGGACTAAGAGGGGATAGGACGATCGCATGGCTGCTCGGGTTGCCGTAGCAAAATGGGTAGGTTGTCGAGGAAATCATCGACCAAACAGTTCCAGGGATGCCATTATTATTAAAAGTTTTGACTCTTCGGTGGGGAAATTGAGGGCGTATTTATCGcggtgaaaaatattgtgaaagaaggaaaataaaataattgggCAAAGTGATGGAGACCGAGCAAGTGTACGTCAAGCATCGAATGCAATTCGGAAAATGGTGCAACTTCGAAGAAAATGACGCGTTAGAAGTTGACATAAAACCGAACGCTTCGCTGATGCACGAGTTCGTCAGAATTGATCCGGTAACTGAAGGAACACAGTGCAGCAAAAGTTATTCATCACACGAGGTAAAACGAAGGAATGACTAAAAGCAATTgagatttcaatttatttttacaaatttatcACTTCCCGAGATACCAATTGATTAATATTATCCCAACGTATGGATCTCGACCTACTTCGACTCACGTGAGTCCTGTTAAACCTGTCATCCTACCCTGCATAAAAAAGTTGATTCAATAACATTTCTGGAATCGCGGTATAGCGACATTTATGGAAGCGAGTTCGCTGTCAGAGATTTTTTACAAGGAGTGGTCGCGTTTCGAactgttttttaaatttctttaataaaaaaataattatatagGTTCATAGGACTTCACGTAACAAAAAAGGGGCAAGTTCgcgtaatttttattttttttttcaagttcaataATATGAATGCTATTGGATCAATAATGGTTTCTTTTCCTCAGTGTAAATAAACTTCTGAACAGGAAACGATGCTAGGTCTGAAAGTTATAGCTGCCAAATTTTTAGGTTCTAAGTTTCATACTAGAATAAGTTTATAATTGTCTGTATGTGATACTATACACTAATAAAActaataaataatatgaataaGCTTCGATAATTTATTCCTGTACTGTGACCCCGAGGAATTGATGAATCGCGTAATCTAGAATAGCAAATATTCACCCACCTACCTTTTAACCGAGCTTTTCTGCAATCTGTTAAACCCTGCGGAAAAATGTTACTTTCGATATTACAATCTGTCATTCTCATACTCATGATTATCAAAAGATACAACCGcacatttaaaaaagaaatccaGAACTTTTTtgtaatcggtcaaactgtatTTTAACTGGTGCCAACAAATTAAAACGTTGAATTCGTTGCTGTTGCATACTCTCAATAAAACAATAGAGCCAATCTCCCAAAAATCTGGAAACTATGAAATAAGTCGCTGGGTTTTCAACACGAGCTGAAGGCAGTCCGCAAAGTTCGTTGGTTTCATCTCACTATATTCGCAGATAAACACAACAACAGCGACCTTCAAGGAGTCCGGTTTACATCACGTGGAGGGTGGCTGGCCCAAGGACATAAATATGCACGATTTAGAACAGACCGTAAGATACAGACGGAAAATAGAGAAAGATGAATTGTATATTCACACCATGCTGCAATTATTGCCGGTAAGTAATGACGTTTGAGTATAACCTACAAAAAGATCGTTCGAGCAGATTGTTTTCTTGACAGAAATGtttcttattgtttttttattttccatttcacgAAGCCGATGGAACACTGCATACTTCAAAACAACGCTTGCAACATATACGAACAGTATTTTCAGGACACCGAGCCAGCCCCATTGGTGCAGCGAACTTATTCTCGTACAGTGAACGTTTATCGCGATTTGGCGCCTCTCAAACGTCCGATCACCCACCTCTCTTGGTCACCCGACCAAGGCACAAGGTTGGCCGTCAGTTACTGCAACACCGATTTCAAAAAGGCCAAAAATTACAGTCCCTGCTCGTACATCTGGGACGTAGGtaaattttattcgataaTATTTCGTCAAGAGTGTCTCGGAATCGGAGATTCTCCGTAACTGATTCCATCCACCGTCGAGTGGAGGATTTTTCCAGAAAACCCGAACAACCCTTTTTTAACACTGAAACCGCAATGCCCGATTTTTACGATTGAGTACAGCCCGAAAGACAGCAACACACTCGTCAGTGGCTTGATGTCTGGACAAGTAGCTTTCTGGGACATCAGGAGAGGTTCGGAGCCCGTTGAAACGAGCTTAATCGAGGACAGCCATCGCGATCCGTGCGACAAAGTTCTTTGGATTAATTCGAAGACTGGAACCGAGTTTTTCAGTGCTTCCAAAGATGGCCAGGTATTTTTCTGCGATGACAGGtcacctgtcaaattttcgtgaGGAACAAAGTTTCCAGACGATAAAAAGTGCCAAGGGAAATGGAGGCGTCGAAAATGACCAATAACGAGTTTTATTGATCCTGGGGTCAATTTCACTTGAGCTAATAATTGCTGCTACTAATTTCAAGGTCAAGTGGTGGGACACTAGAAAGATACAAACTCCGACGGACAACTTGGTTATTGACTTGACGAAGCCCGAGGAACAAGATATAAATCGGGCCATAGGAGTGTCAGCCCTGCAATTCGAGCCGTCGATCGGCACGCGCTTCATGTGCGGCCTAGAAAATGgtactctcttttttttccccgagtGTCGtacgaaaaacaaattgaaaatgtaTAATGGACGCGGACTCGTGAAAACTCGAACAGGTATGGTCATTTCCGGCAACCGGAAAGGAAAAACTCCGGGTGAAAAAATTGCTACCAGATTCAAAGTGCAGTACGGGCCGGTTATTAGCGTCGAGAGAAATCCcatattcgtgaaaaattttttgaccgTCGGTGATTGGACCGCGAGAATATGGTCCGAGGATTGTAGAGAGTCTTCCATCGCTTGGACTccgtaagaatgaaaaaaacccatctttccttttttttcgaatcgattttttcataacaCATTCACAAATCATATCTCATTTCTCAGGTTTTATCTGGCTAAAATACATTTCTCGTTATTTCTATTCCCTTCTCATTTTTGTTCCAcccgttcaattttttttcacttcccatcgCACTTTTCCCTCCGCACTTCATTTTTATCCCTCGATTGTTGCGGCGTAACTGTTCTCGCTATAATGCTTTTGACGTGCCTTCCAATCGACACCCCCCCCACCGCCTCACTCCCTCCTCGCCTTCTCATACGTACGAGCGCGGCCCTTCGTTGGGGGAAGAGTACGGATCAGTCGATATTTCGGCACcttgagtgcgagagagatagtctCAAATTTCGTAAGTAAAATTCGTCGACAGGAATCCCccgagaataaaaaagttctGTCAACTCattttgccatcgtcctgcgtGGACTCTGATGGAAATTTTCTGTAATCAGTCTAAACGTGTCGAAAAATAtctactttgaaaattcgaggtgaggttAGGTTGCTGATCCATACTCCATACTCTCAACTGGCGTTTCAACACTTGAATTTCGATTCTATGATTTTTGACAGGCTACTTTTAATATCGTAAGTCAATCGGAACTCGTTTTGCAGCGGTCACCGCGATCTTCTTACTGGTGGCGCATGGAGTGCGACGcggttttcagttttttttcttacgaaaaTTGACGGTACTCTCGACGTGTGGGATTTAATTGTTCAACAAGATTCTCCCGTTTTGAGTATCAAGGTGGAAAAATGAACAGTTTAAACATTCTTAGCGTACAATATGCATGCAACACTAAGATTTGGTACTGAGATTGCAGTTTTACGGTTTCaattttggaataatttttgtttttaatattctcaaccgctatttttttttactaataagTTTGAATAGAACAATtccttaaaataaaaatgaaagaaaatcatgCAAGgccataaattttataaacacgTTAGTTTGGGTTATTCAATAAAACGTCACGTTTGTTAGGTTTGCGATGAGGCTTTGACGTGCATGAGACCCCACGAACAGGGGCGCCTCGTAGCGGTAGCTGGAAAAAATGGCACTACTTACCTATTGGAATTTTCCGAAGCGCTGACGATTAACCAGAAGAACGACAAACTTTTATTAACCGCGGTAAATTCGCTACCCAGTTATTCTCTAGTCCCAGGATAAAACTGAGTTccaaattatcattttatttcaaacaGTTTTTAGATAGAGAAACTCGGAGAGAAAAAGTAATAGAAGCTAAGAATCGAGAAATTCgactgaaaatgaaaacaactCTCCGACCGGAAGTTGATTCAGAAGGTCAGGACGGCCCTTCCCGGGGAGGCGCTCAAAAGGCACGTGTCTTGGATTCAAAGGATCCTTTGATAATACAGTGTGAACTGGATTACGAGACGGCTATAGAGGCGGTGAGATACCATGTTAATTTTCAACTGGTTTATTCTTAATTGCTCGTGttattcattatttaattGCATGTTTCATGTATTTTTATACCTTCTCTAGGAAATCTCCAGAAACGCTTTGATCGAAGAAAACGAAGTGAATAATAATCACTCACAAAAtggattttgatttttggaaagtgttttatttattttttgttttatccaCACCAACTGTCAAATGATCCGTCAATGAATCCTGGGACTACTACTGACAGATCGATTTAAAATGGACCAAAATATTTCGACGAATCGATCTTTGTTGTAACACGTGCATTAAAACTTCAGGATATCAGAGTTGTTTAAGATTCGCGATGGGATTTCTGGAGCAATATTTTATCAATCATGGTTATCGTCAAATATTAATATAATTGGTTATTTTGTTGtaagaaatactttaatagACCTAGCCCaggaatttgtaaaaaatcacatctattgtaaatttacaaaatatatAGAAAATCCAGACTTGTAGTACTTTCTCGTGTTACCGTTGAAATTCttggatttttttatcattctccACTCACCAATATGTCGATGAGGCGTGAAAGAATTTTCctgcaaaggaaaaaaaacatcgtttttttcctgcaCACCCtagtaaatataaatatagccGTCATTGAGGCGCCGTCGCAGATAACCTACAAATTTGTGCGCGAGTTTATTTTTGCGAAGATTCCCCTTTGCGGGGCGAccaataaagagtatataTAAAACAAGCGGAAGTACGTGTgagagaaaaatgtgaaattccTTGGAAATGATCGTTTTTTGCGTTTCCATTTTTGGTCTCGAGATTCAGGGCCGTGGGACGCGTAGAATTTGACTAATGAATGAAAGTAACGCGTGCATCGTCTCTGCGCGAATGAGACGATGCATTTATAAATAAACCTGGCAAGATTGAACCTTGAAAACAGTGGAACTCCCAGTGACAGatagaaactgtagaaaccctatggcatttttttccttttttctcttcgctaGTGTGCATGTGTATgagtgcttttttttattccttttttatctTTAACCTATTTCCCGAGAGTCGGTCAGGATCGTGGCAAAATGTCAAAATCAGATTCTCCGAAAATTGTGACAGCCTTGTTTTCCTTCAAGGGAAAGAACAACGACGAGGtaagtgttgaataatatttcgaattcacatctataacctcaaaattcATTGGTTCAACActtctgaaaatatttcatgaataAACTCTCAATTAATTATTAGCTATATTCCACCAGTTGCATTGAATTTGTAAATCAATCGATCCTGATAAGTATAAATCGATCGCGAAAAAACACGTGCCATCAAAATTTACATCATTGTATTGTGACAATAAATAAGTACtgtcataaattttcataattac
It includes:
- the Dnai2 gene encoding dynein intermediate chain 3, ciliary isoform X2, which codes for METEQVYVKHRMQFGKWCNFEENDALEVDIKPNASLMHEFVRIDPVTEGTQCSKSYSSHEINTTTATFKESGLHHVEGGWPKDINMHDLEQTVRYRRKIEKDELYIHTMLQLLPPMEHCILQNNACNIYEQYFQDTEPAPLVQRTYSRTVNVYRDLAPLKRPITHLSWSPDQGTRLAVSYCNTDFKKAKNYSPCSYIWDVENPNNPFLTLKPQCPIFTIEYSPKDSNTLVSGLMSGQVAFWDIRRGSEPVETSLIEDSHRDPCDKVLWINSKTGTEFFSASKDGQVKWWDTRKIQTPTDNLVIDLTKPEEQDINRAIGVSALQFEPSIGTRFMCGLENGMVISGNRKGKTPGEKIATRFKVQYGPVISVERNPIFVKNFLTVGDWTARIWSEDCRESSIAWTPGHRDLLTGGAWSATRFSVFFLTKIDGTLDVWDLIVQQDSPVLSIKVCDEALTCMRPHEQGRLVAVAGKNGTTYLLEFSEALTINQKNDKLLLTAFLDRETRREKVIEAKNREIRLKMKTTLRPEVDSEGQDGPSRGGAQKARVLDSKDPLIIQCELDYETAIEAEISRNALIEENEVNNNHSQNGF
- the Dnai2 gene encoding dynein intermediate chain 3, ciliary isoform X1 — translated: METEQVYVKHRMQFGKWCNFEENDALEVDIKPNASLMHEFVRIDPVTEGTQCSKSYSSHEINTTTATFKESGLHHVEGGWPKDINMHDLEQTVRYRRKIEKDELYIHTMLQLLPPMEHCILQNNACNIYEQYFQDTEPAPLVQRTYSRTVNVYRDLAPLKRPITHLSWSPDQGTRLAVSYCNTDFKKAKNYSPCSYIWDVENPNNPFLTLKPQCPIFTIEYSPKDSNTLVSGLMSGQVAFWDIRRGSEPVETSLIEDSHRDPCDKVLWINSKTGTEFFSASKDGQVKWWDTRKIQTPTDNLVIDLTKPEEQDINRAIGVSALQFEPSIGTRFMCGLENGTLFFFPECRTKNKLKMYNGRGLVKTRTGMVISGNRKGKTPGEKIATRFKVQYGPVISVERNPIFVKNFLTVGDWTARIWSEDCRESSIAWTPGHRDLLTGGAWSATRFSVFFLTKIDGTLDVWDLIVQQDSPVLSIKVCDEALTCMRPHEQGRLVAVAGKNGTTYLLEFSEALTINQKNDKLLLTAFLDRETRREKVIEAKNREIRLKMKTTLRPEVDSEGQDGPSRGGAQKARVLDSKDPLIIQCELDYETAIEAEISRNALIEENEVNNNHSQNGF